CAAGCTGTTCTGGGACGAGATCGAATCGGCGTTCCGGCAGGTGCTGCGGATTGCGGCCGGGATGAAGCTGGTGAAGTTTGGCGTGGTGAGCCTGGACGGCACCAAGATCAAGGCCAATGCGTCGAAGCACTCGGCGCTGTCCTATGGCCATGCGCAGAAGCTGGAAACGCAGATCCAAGCCGAGATCGCGGAATTGAAACGTCGGGCCGAAGCGGCGGAAGGCCTGCCGGATGACCTGTCGCTACCGGCGGAGTTGCAGCGCCGGGAGGACCGGCTCGAGGCGATCCGCAAGGCCAAAGCCGACATCGAAGCCCGAGCGGCGCAACGAGATGCGCCAGCCCAGGCCGAATACGAAGCCAAGGTCCAGGCGCGCGAGGTCCAACGCCAGCAGGGAAAAAAGCCCAAAGGCAAAGAACCCCAACCGCCACAGAGCGGCCCCAAGGACCGCGACCAGATCAACCTCACCGATCCCGAATCGCGGATTCTGCCGGCGGGTTCGGACTTCGTGCAGGGCTACAACGCTCAGGCCGCGGTGGATGCCGCCTCGATGCTGATCCTGGCCTACGACTGCGTGCAGGCGACCAACGACAAGCAGCAGCTCACACCGATGCTCGATCCGCTCAAGGCGCTGCCGCAGCAGATCGGCTTGGACAAAGACACGCCGATCCAACTTGCTGCCGATACCGGCTACTTCAGTGAGGCCAACGTCCAAGCCTGTGAAGCTGCCCAGATCAAGCCGCTGATTGCGAGCAAACGTGAATCGCATTCGGGCTGGCTGGATCGGCGCTTGGCATCGCCCCCGGTAATGCCGAACCATCCCACGGCCTTGGACCGGATGCGCGATCGCTTGGCCACGCCTGAAGGCAAGGCCGACTACGGTTTGCGCAAATGCACGGTCGAACCCACCTTCGGCATCATCAAACAGGTGATGCGCTTCCGACAATTTCTGGTGCGGGGCCTCAAGAACGTCCAAGCCGAATGGGGATTGGTGTGCCTGGCGTTCAACCTGAAGCGGATGGCGGTCTTGAGTGGATGAGAAAAGCGAAGGAAAGGTCTGTTTTCATCCCCAGCAAGCGACTTTGCGCCGGCCTGGGCGAATCCTGTCCGGATCGGCACGATCCAACGATGACCACACCAGAACGTAGCAGGTCGCCTGCGCTTTCAAGTCCGACGGACTGCTAGGCCCCACAAGCGCCGCGTCACCGCTCGCGGCGGATACGGATGCCGACATTGCGTGCCACCGAAACCGCGCCGGGCTTGCGGATCGTCAGTTGTACCGAGCCCAGCAGCGGATACCCGGCCAGCAGTTCGCGCGCGATGTGTTCGGCCAGGGTTTCGATCAGACGGTAGTGCGTGGCCTTGCAGATCGCGGTGACGCATTCGCACACAGCACCGTAGTCCACGCTGTCCTGCATCGCATCGCTGGCGGCGGCGCGCCGATTGTCGACACCCAGTTCCAGGCCGATCACCAGCTTGCGCGGCAGCTGCTGCTCCCATTCGTAGAGACCGACGATGCATTCGACCGTCAGGTCCTCGATCAGTACGACATCGCTCATGGGATAGCCCCTTCGGCTGATTCGGGAATGCCGTCCACCGGCCCCAGTTCGGACAGCGGCCAGCGCGCCCGCACCTCCAGCGCGGTCGCGGCACGGCAACCTTCGGCACGGCGCATCCAGCCGACCAGGGCAACCATTGCCGCATTGTCGGTGCAGAACGCCTGACGCGGAAAGAACACTTCGGCGCCGCGCGCGCGCGTCTTGCCCTGCAAACCGGCGCGCAGACGCAGATTGGCGCTGACGCCGCCGGATACCACCAGCCGCTCGTATCCCGTGGCCTCCAGCGCGCGCAGGCACTTGATGCAGAGCGTGTCGACCACGGCTTCCTCGAAAGCGCGCGCCAGATCGGCGCGCTCTTCGTTGCTGGCGGCTTTCGGCAGGCTCGTCAGCACCGCGGTCTTGAGTCCGCTGAAGCTGAAATCCAGGCCGGGCCGGTCGGTCATCGGCCGCGGCAGGCGGAAACGCCCTTCGCGGCCGGACTCCGCCAGTCGTGCCAGCTCGGGGCCGCCGGGATACGGCAGGCCCAGCAGCTTGGCAGTCTTGTCGAAGGCTTCGCCGACCGCATCATCCAGGCTTTCGCCGAGCGGGCGATAGTCGCCGACACCGCGTACATCGACCAGCAGGGTGTGCCCGCCGGACACCAGCAGCGCCACGAACGGGAAGGCCGGCGGCCGGTCCTCCAGCATCGGCGCCAGCAAATGCGCTTCCATGTGATGCACCGGAATCAGCGGCAGGCCGTGCGCCAGCGCGATGCCGGCGGCCGTGGCGCCGCCGACCATCAGCGCACCGATCAAGCCGGGACCCGCGGTATAGGCGACACCGGCCAGGTCCTGCGTCTTCAGACCC
This genomic stretch from Gammaproteobacteria bacterium harbors:
- the folB gene encoding dihydroneopterin aldolase, with translation MSDVVLIEDLTVECIVGLYEWEQQLPRKLVIGLELGVDNRRAAASDAMQDSVDYGAVCECVTAICKATHYRLIETLAEHIARELLAGYPLLGSVQLTIRKPGAVSVARNVGIRIRRER
- the tsaD gene encoding tRNA (adenosine(37)-N6)-threonylcarbamoyltransferase complex transferase subunit TsaD, with the protein product MSDRTQKTAPVLALETSCDETAVAIYDGTLRAHALHSQVALHAEYGGVVPELASRDHVRRVAPLLRQVLGEAGLKTQDLAGVAYTAGPGLIGALMVGGATAAGIALAHGLPLIPVHHMEAHLLAPMLEDRPPAFPFVALLVSGGHTLLVDVRGVGDYRPLGESLDDAVGEAFDKTAKLLGLPYPGGPELARLAESGREGRFRLPRPMTDRPGLDFSFSGLKTAVLTSLPKAASNEERADLARAFEEAVVDTLCIKCLRALEATGYERLVVSGGVSANLRLRAGLQGKTRARGAEVFFPRQAFCTDNAAMVALVGWMRRAEGCRAATALEVRARWPLSELGPVDGIPESAEGAIP
- a CDS encoding transposase, which codes for KLFWDEIESAFRQVLRIAAGMKLVKFGVVSLDGTKIKANASKHSALSYGHAQKLETQIQAEIAELKRRAEAAEGLPDDLSLPAELQRREDRLEAIRKAKADIEARAAQRDAPAQAEYEAKVQAREVQRQQGKKPKGKEPQPPQSGPKDRDQINLTDPESRILPAGSDFVQGYNAQAAVDAASMLILAYDCVQATNDKQQLTPMLDPLKALPQQIGLDKDTPIQLAADTGYFSEANVQACEAAQIKPLIASKRESHSGWLDRRLASPPVMPNHPTALDRMRDRLATPEGKADYGLRKCTVEPTFGIIKQVMRFRQFLVRGLKNVQAEWGLVCLAFNLKRMAVLSG